The window AGGCATAGTCAGACAGGGATGCTCATGGCCTAGGACCATGCCTCTTCACAGTGGGCTCTGAGTCAGCGCCCTTCACAATTACCGGTCATGTTGTCTTACTCTTTCTCAGTTACAAGAGTGATGCTTTACATGTAACTTACCGTTGAACTTGCTTGCGTGAAGACTTTCCAGGATAAATGCAGTCTATAGTACATGAACTCCTAATGAGCACAGTGGACCTACACTCTGAGTCCTAAGAAGACAGAGGTCTGAGAGGACCCTCCTAGTCACCTGTTGCAGTGGTTAGGATTTGACACTGCCTTTCAGTTGAGATGAAAAGTGACCGtttgattttcttcagtggtcTGTCTGTCTTACCCGTGCCCTCTcttgagctgctgctgctgctggtctgGCAGGAACATTGTGACTGTGTTGTGCTTGTTAGTCCTAACTGGAATTCTGCAAGttaggaatgaatgaatggttaaagaaggaaggaaggaaggaaggaaggaaggaaggaaggaaggaaggaaggaaggaaggaaggaaagaaagaaggaaggaaggaaggaaattattTCCCTGAGATTAGCCTTTCtagaaatctcaaaaaaatattagatagatagatagatagatagatagagtaattaattaaaacattttaaaagacacaTTCATAGATTGGTAGATAGGGAAGGGAGCTTATTTAGTCAGACATTAAGTTTTAATTGAGAATGATTTATTGATGATAtctatagaagaaaaatgaataaattcaatAGACAGAATGAGGTGGTGCCTTCTACTGATACAGTGACCATTTGTAACACGAGTGTTGCTAAGATCTGTTAGTGTCACCAGGTTTGAACAGACCTGTAAAATGTTAGTTCCCTAAAGATGGCCAGCTATGAGGGTAATTAGATTCCCATTATCAGGGAAAAATAGCTTCATATCTCAGctcatttgctctgtgtgtgtgtgttcagttgtACAGTGCTAATCAACACAATGCTGTGCTTTTGAAAAttaattatttgtgtttttttgaaTAGTCTATTTAGTGCATCTAACAGTACATATAGTACTCTGCTGAGTGAACGGACTACTGTTCTTTCATTGTTGTGCTCAAATGAACACCTTAGCGTTTGGTTTTTCCTTTCATTGCACACCAGTCTAGAGCTCGTGGTGGAGCCGTGGGTTGCTGGACTCTGGGCTGCCCTCACAAAGCACTTTAAGTCACTCGGAGGACAAGAAGAAATGAGTGACGCGCTCCCACGGGCACCAGCCGCCCCCTTGAACACCGCTGGGGAGCCGGAATTGTCACACATCCAGTCACAAGTTGAACTTCTGAGAGTagaggatgtggggaaaaggGATGCTGAGGTTTgggaacaaaatgaaacaaacaggaGTCAGACGGGAGATGTGATTGAAGACCTTCAGTCCTCGCTCGTCCGCTCAGTTCCTCCACTCTCACAAGCCTCTCTGAGTATTCCTGCTCTGCCCCCTGGATATTTGGAGGTCCATCTTCAGGAGTCTCTGGGCCAGGTGAGAGATGACTTCACGCTCTGTGCTTCATAATGTGAGTGCTGGCTGTGCTTGTTCGTCACATGGGGACCAAGTGCAGCATCTCCAGCTGTAACTGCAGTTCCTGCAGCATCTCCAGCTGTAACTGCAGTTCCTGCAGCTTCTCCAGCTGTAACTGCAGTTCCTGCAGCAGCTGCGCCTGTTATGCTGTGCAGTACCTGCAGCTGTGTTAGTGGGAATGCTCACCAGAGGCCCCCAAAGAAGACATCACTTACCCTCTGACCCCTCCAGAAAAGCAGTGTCCATCTCTGTGTTCCGAGTGGCCTGATGTGCAGAAGTCCTTTCTCCGTCTCTGACGTAGCCTTTCACAGTACCGCTCTGTCTTCACTCTCAGTGGCTGAGCCCTCAGCCTGCTCACACCCTCTCGGGAGCTCTGAGTTCGTCCAGCCCCGTGGCACAGAACCTCAGCACCCCATCCCGTCCACACTCCCCCAGCTCTTGTTGTTGGACTCCCCCACTCTGCACTTTGTGGTCTGTGCtgcacctctgtcttccatcttCACAGTGGGAGGGTCTCCTCACGCGGATGGGTGGCCAGCTCAGACCCCCGTCTCAGCAGCCTGCTTAGAGTACTCTAGTACTAAATGTCACTGGTCCCCAGGAGTCAGACTGTGAGATGTTCTTCTTGGCAGTTGTGTGGGGCTAGAGGGGTGAGAGCAGGATTAAACATTAAGAGAAACGGAGCTGTGGTACATTCTCAGCAGAGGCCTGAGGGGACTGGTTCTTAGTGGTTGTCTAGAATTGGGACACAGGCTGGTTTATAGTCACAGTCCCTGGATTTGGGCTGCACTGAAAGGGGAGGTAGCTGAGGTAGGGTGTGACCTCGAAATGCTGAGCGCTTCCTACAGAGCTAGCTGAGGGCTGAGCTATGGTGGTGGCGGTTCTTCTGAGGGTTACATTCTAGATCCTCCCACTGGGGCTCCAGCATCCAGCTCTGACTTGCCCCCAGCTTTCCCATATGGCCAGTTGCCCAAAGTTAGTTGGCTTTcatttgttaaaatgttttctatttgcaaatataataaaatcaagTTAGAGGAATTAGAAGATATCACAAAATATTAGGTTTCTGTGTAATTTCCTAAGACCTGTGCTATCCTTACAGGGCCACTGGTTCTGAATACCTCTGAAGTAACTACCACTACAAACATCCTTCCTCTGTCAGGCGTACTCACCTCTGGGCATGGCTGGCTGCCCGCCAGTCCTGGCGCTCCGCCTGTCTCGGGATCTttggtgctgggatgacagatgcatgccaccatgcctggacttTTTAATGTGGTTCTGGAGGTTGCATTTTGTTATATTTCGTTCCGTTTGTTTCTCAAGGAGGATATCCCGGCATCTGTGACTTCGGTGGATCCAGTTTTTCAGGTTCCAATTTCAAAAGCTGTTCAGCTGACTACAGATGATGCCATAAAGACCGCGCTGCTGTTGGAATTGGACATTTCAGTAAGTTGTTGCGGAGTTTGTTCTCAGCATGGCCGTATCGTGAAGGTGTGCGGACCCTTTGGGTGCTGAGTTACTACACCAGGAGGAGGTGCCTGGCAGGACGCCTGGCGTTTTCTCCAGGTCTCTTTCTCCTTGAGAGAAGAGGTGAGATGAGACGTGACCGGTGCTGACAGTCAGAGCACAGCACTGCTGCCCTGACCGTAACAGTGGCGTCCAGACACTTTGACCTGTGACAGGCCAGCAGAGGGAAGCCGTCACTTAAGATCAGCCAGCGAGCGGAAATAAAGTTCAGACTACATAGTAGGAAAGGGCCAACTTTTCAGAGCAGTACTTCCGGTTCTTTGGAGACTCTGAAAAGATTCGGGAGCCTCCTCCAGAGAGGTGATACTAGAGAGCATTTGCCTGTGGCGTCAGGGAGCTGTATGTGGTCATTTGAACCCCATCTGTGGGTCCGTCTGCATCTGCTTACTCTGAGGAATGCTGCAGTCATTAAGTCAGCCCTTTATCTTAAAGAACAACGTCCCGAGAAATAAAGTGGGCTGGTTTTCAGAAAATCGGAGCACTTCAGGTTGTCTGTGGAAGTTCAGAAGAGCTTCCTCATAGAAAAGAAATGACGGGCATCAAACCTGTTTTGTCTATACTAATGAGAAAGTCCACGTATCTAttaaatgcagtgtgtgtgtgtgtgtgtgtgtgtgtgtgtgtgtacatgcacgcacgcacgcacgcctgGGAAGGCTGGAAGGTAACGTTAGGAATTTTCCCAGAGTGCTCTCCCATCTCATTCACTGAAGCGGTGTCTCTCAGTGAAACCCAGAGCTCTCCAGTATGGCTGGTTGTGGGCTGTGGGGTGTGCATACCCTGTCTCCACCGTCCAAGGCTGGGTTTACAGGTGGGCGCCTGCCCAGCCAGCATTCATGTGGACCTGGGAATCTGAACTGTGCTCTGCAAAGCCACTGGCTAGAGCTTTCTGCCCTCTTTGCATAGTTCTGTTTGTTCTGGTTTTTAAGATGGTGCCGccctctgaagaccaggctggcctctgagttCAAGAGCTCTGCCAGCCTCTGGCTCCCCAGTggtgtgcaccagcacacccAGCACACTGCCCCTTGGTCTTTTCTAGAGTGACTCCCAGTGAAAGTGTTTGTTTGATGACTGGGCTTACTCAGTTTCACCTTGGTCCTTCTCTAGAAAATCGAGTTTTCCCATCAACCTGGAGATTCCTTCAATGTGATCTGTCCAAACAGCGATGCTGAGgtagaaaccctgcttcaaaggCTGCAGCTGGCTGATAAGCGAGCACACCGTGTCGTCTTGAAGATTAAGACGGACACCAAGAAGAAAGGTAGGATGGATGCTGGACGTGACCACACCCACAAACACGAATAACCACAAGCAAACTCTGGTGCTGTCGGGTCTTGATGCTATTCTTATGTATAGTGAGTAGTGTGGTAATGTACACTTGTGGGCATGAAGGGAGCCTAGAGCCTTTATGTAAAATTCCCATTATGTTTACCTCTCATAGTAATCTTTTagtatgtaaaaataatttttctgtaaataaaataagctgttttattacttaaaatattaatattacttACATATAATCTTGAACTTATCGGTCCTGCAGTTCCTGTTTTTCAAaaagtgatatttttatttttgtgtctgtagtgtgtgtgtgtgtgtgtgtgtgtgtgtgtgtctgtagtgtgtgtgtgtgtgtgtgtgtctgtagtgtgtgtctgtagtgtgtgtgtgtgtatgtgtatgtgtgtgtgtatgtgtgtgtgtgtatgtgtgtgtgtgtgtgtgtatatgtgtatgtgtgtgtgtagtgtgtgtgtgtgtgtgtgtatatgtgtatgtgtgtgtgtatgtgtgtgtgtgtatatgtgtatgtgtgtgtgtagtgtgtgtgtgtgtgtgtgtgtgtatatatgtgtatgtgtgtgtgtagtgtatgtgtgtgtgtgtatgtgtgtgtgtgtgtatgtgtgtgtgtgtgtatatgtgtatgtgtgtgtgtagtgtgtgtgtgtgtgtgtgtgtgtatatgtgtatgtgtgtgtagtgtgtgtgtatatgtgtatgtgtgtgtgtagtgtgtgtgtgtatgtgtatgtgtgtgtgtatgtgtatgtgtgtgtgtagtgtgtgtgtgtgtgtgtgtatatgtgtatgtgtgtgtgtatgtgtgtgtgtgtgtatatgtgtatgtgtgtgtgtagtgtgtgtgtgtgtgtgtgtgtatatgtgtatgtgtgtgtgtagtgtatgtgtgtgtgtgtatgtgtgtgtgtgtgtgtgtatgtgtgtgtgtgtgtatatgtgtatgtgtgtgtgtagtgtgtgtgtgtgtgtgtgtgtatatgtgtatgtgtgtgtgtagtgtgtgtgtatatgtgtatgtgtgtgtgtgtgtgtgtgtgtatgtgtatgtgtgtgtgtgtgtgtatatgtgtatgtgtgtgtgtgtgtgtgtgtatgtgtgtgtgtgtgtgtgtgtgtgtgtgtgtgtgtgtgtaccacattgtGCTGGTGCCTGGTTGAGGCTAGAAaggggtgctggatcccctggaagtagagttgcaggcatgtggatgctgggaactgactgaGGTCCTCTAGAACAGCTGGCAGGCTTAGTAACTGAGCCGTCCCTCCAGCCACTGAAGTGACTTTTATTTTAATGGAACATCGTCATCTATTTCCATTTTGTTTAGATTATTTGACTTTATTTGGTACATTTTTGAGTTTATCATTCGTACACTGTTGTGAAGTGGCTGTGTTTTCCTGGCATATTTATTTCTGCCAGTTGCTGTTTGAACATTACCAGAAGTCATCACACTTGGAGCATTGTAGTGTCTCAGCTAGCTGTCGATTTTGGTGACTGCAAAGCATGTTCTAAAACTGTGTTTGTGGGTTGTGTCTTTTCTCCGGCATGACTCTTCCTGCCTCGCCTGCAAGGAGCTGCTGTGCCCCAGCATGTGCCCGAGGGCTCGTCTCTGCAGTTCATCCTCACCTGGTGTCTGGAAATACGAGCAGTTCCTAAAAAGGTATTTCTCCTTGTCTTCTGTGAGTaactcagaagatggaaagaactctGTCTAAGACTTTTAGATAACCCTGATACCTGCCCCTGGAGCTATAAAAGATGCGGGGTTCAGATGTCTTTCTGATGTCATTAACATGGGTCTCCTTCAGCCTCCTCTTCATCTGACATTGTTACACAGTAACAGGTggtagcctgggctgtcctgcTGCACAGAGCCCCCCTTCTGCTCCTCCATGACAGGATGCTTCTGAGAGTGCGGGGCTCTCCCCCTCTTCATCACCTGCTGTAATAGCAGCTCGGCTACTGCTGGATGGGAAATGGTTTGTTAGCGTCTGGTGATGTTTGAGGAGTTTTGATAGACTGAGCCACTAGAGGGCAGTAGTGCATCAGGAACTGTATTGAAAAGGCATGCAGCTGATGTTTCTCTAAACATTCTTTGACTAGCTACAGCTGTGCTGGACTTGAATCGTCTGAGCAGACAGACCGAGTAAAATTGctattttaaatgagttatactTTAAAACCTTGCagtgtttttttcctgtttaagctcgtcctctcttccatttcttagaTCTTTTAGttatttgttcgtttgtttgaggccaggcctcactgtgtagctggctggcctggaactcacggagcTCACCCCGACCACAGAGTAGCTCATAGCCGGCCTCTTTCCTCAGGCGTTTTTGCGTGCCCTCGCCGACTGCACCAGCAGTGCCGCTGAGAAGCGGAGGCTGCAGGAGCTCTGCAGTAAGCAGGGGGCAGCTGACTACAGCCGCTGCATCCGCGACGCCCGCGTCTGCCTGCTGGACCTGCTCCTCACCTTCCCGTCCTGCCATCCTCCTCTCAGCCTCCTGCTCGGTGAGTCGTCCTCTCCAAACGCCAGCCCGTCACACTGTCAGGTGAACCTCCTCATCGCAGAGGAGCCTGGCTGTCTATGTCTCACTGTGGATTGTATGCAGATACAGTGTGGCCACATCTAAATGGGGGGACTGCTTATAGTGACATCTGGGCTCCCTCTAGAAGCCAGAGTCCCTCCCTCTTTCaaactttttgatttttttttcatttttttccttctattaatGTCACTGTCATTTTCTCTATTAATTTATCcaatagtattttttttacttAGAATTTAGCatcttttctagttttttttttttgagtgacaTTTAGCTGAGTTTTTTATCTGACTGACTATTCAGAGGGAAAGGATGATTTTCATCACAGCTGATCAGTGTGTGGTGTAATTGAATGAAGCATGTGCTCTGTAGAATGCAGAAATACTTCCATCCAGGTGCATTCGGAAACAAGGTGTTCAAGAGAAAGAGGGTCTTTGTAGTACAGGCTGACACTCCCAGAGCCTGGTAGCTGGCTCACAAGGGGCTGGAACTGTTTCCTGGATCGATGGCTGTGAGCACTCCGTGGGATCCTGTAGCCTGTCTTGCTTGCCTGCCTTTGATTTCCTGTAGTGGCGAAGGGCATGTTAACATGCACATGTATAGTCCTCTCGTTAAGCCATCAGAGGGCGTTTGGAGGCCTATGCAGGGAGTGGCCTGTCTTACTTTCTGTTCCTCACTGGGTGAGGGTCGTCTCCCCCATCCTATCTAAGCCAGCTGGCTGGTGCTTTCTAGCTTAGCAGTATTATGGAGGTGGTAGAGGCTAGTACATGGTCAGAATCCAGGTTAAGAGCCACATAGAGTGAGTCATTGGAACCTACAAAATTGACATTTTccagttttttaaagaaaaattaacacaTCTAAAATGTAAGATGAACTctttattaaaatttgttttcctgCTTTATTAAGACTAAGCCATTCTAGAAGAAATGTTTCGAAGTTTTGcccaaataaactaaaaatagagtgtattattcataaaaattacaaaattcgTAAGCAGATAATTCAAATATGGTTCATCCCTGTGCATTTTGAAGCCACTGGGCTTCTGAGAAAGTCTCTCTCTCACCAGATGCATAGGTTTTTATTAAGTATATAAATGCAAGAAGTAAAAGTACTTATGCTCCTAAACGTTTTCTAAAATAGCTGACTTTGATATTTTTGAggctttaattttatttcccaTCTGCAAACTCTGGGACATGTCGCTCCAGATGATCTGTGAGCACATGAAAGCAGTGAGTCTGTTGACCGTAGGCCGCTTACAGCTATGTTTTTTGCGTCTGCATCCCTGAGACCAGCATGGGGAAAGGGATCCTGATTTTAGAGTTGAGTGAGCAGTATATCACTGGGTCatttactataaaatattttaaatgagaacATGTCATTTTGAATATTCTAAGTGTGAGAGGTAAATATAGGCGTGGATTTTCGTTTGTTCCTGTTTCAGTGGGTCTGAGTTAGttgcctgtttttattttttagagcacCTTCCCAAACTCCAGCCTCGACCATACTCATGTGCAAGGTATGACTACTGACTGACATAATAAACAGTTCCTGAGTCCTGTGACTCTGAACTCCCAGCTCTCTAGTGAGCAGGCCAGTTGCTGCTCACTCTGCTACTGTGTGGAGCACAGTGCGAGGCACACAGGGATCTGAAGAGCCCAGGACAGCTTGGGCCCAACGATCCAGTGTCCCCTTGTGAAGCAGTAGGTTCAGGTCTCACTCCCTGGGCAGCTGCGGAGCTGGCATGGAGGTTCAGCTATGGAACACGGGCGAGTGCTGGCCTGGCCTTCCAAGGCCCAGCCCCTGCCACCGGGTGTGCTTGTGGGAGAGCTCACCCTCCATTTCCGATAATACAACGTGGGTGAGGTGGGTGAGCGTGCGTCCTGGCGATTCTGAACTTGGTGGGCTCTTCACTTTCAAGTTTGTCCGCTTTATAAACAATACCCAGTGCGTTGGCCCCTTGTCCTTACCCGCAGTAAATCAATACCTACCGAGTGGGGAGTCTGGAAGGAAGAGCCCTGGGGCATCTCACTTTCCACAAACCTTGCTGAAATGGTGAGGATGAGTGGCTAGAACTGGAAACTTTCCTGAAAGCCCTCACTGTGGGGAGGCAAGGGGGCTTGAAGTGACAGCTCCCCATGGAATCATCAGAACTTGCCTGTGTCTCTGCAGCTCGAGCCTACTCCATCCAGACAAGCTTCACTTCGTCTTTAACATCGTAGAGTATCCGTCTAACACCACAGCGGCCTCACTGCGGAAGGGGGTGTGCACAGGCTGGTTGGCCACACTGGTTGCTCCATTTCTTCAGCCAAACACAGAGGCTTCACATGCAGGCGGTCCTGATGGCCTGGCTCCTAAGGTACTAGGATCATGTGACCTCAGCTCTGCTGGAGCTCAGCTCTCACCTGACTAGAATACTGTGCTCACATGTTAAACATGCAGGCATTTGTCCGTCTGTTGTTGCTCATCGTATTTGTAGAATAGAATGTGTTTTCTGTGACTGGTCTTGactggggcagggggtggggggtgggggggtggggatggtgTGTAGTGGTGTCGCctattcctgtgtcccacctgggtAGTTGTATGATCTTACCATGTCTGTCATTTAAAATGCTTGGCGACATTTATTCCTTGACACTTTCCTACATGTATGCAGTGTATCTTGATCATGTCCACTCCCCTCCCTTGACTCCAGCTCCCTGCAGGACACCCCCAATCACATCTCCATCCCAGCTCATgtcttcttcattcattcattcgttcattcgtTCATTTATTTTAACTTAGTTCAGTTACTGCTGTCCATGTGCTCATGAGTGTGGAGCCGTCCACTGGGCACGGGGACATATCAGTGGTCACAGATgcaaaggaaagtgactcttccccctccccacagccATCAGCTCCAACACTTCCTACCTTGGGGGATGCTTGTGTTTTACACTTCTGTCTGCCTTCCTATTCACTTGTTTCTTGGGTCACATTTTTAACTCACATGAAGTGAAAAGAGGTATGCTAAGTAAAAACACTTTCAGTATgagtaaaaaagaaagtatttgcaAAACAAGCTTCCATCTTCCTGTGTGGCAGATGTGTTCATGGCTTTAGTAAGGGCGGATACTGCTGTATAACCTAGTGAGGCTTCTCTGAGAGGAATTAGCACTTGCGCATCCTCACATCTGTTATGTGCTCTCACATGCTTGCCTAGGTTTTCGTCCCACTCACCAAAGCTGGTTCAATATTGCAGATATCCATCTCTCCTCGAGCGACACATTCTTTCCACTTACCCGATGACCCTTCGGCCCCCATCATAATGGTGGGTCCAGGCACTGGCGTGGCCCCCTTCATTGGCTTCCTCCAGCACAGGTGTGTGTTCACTGCGGTTGGTGGGATGTGCTCCTTGTCATCAGGGGTGGAAACATCACACATTGTGTTCTTTGGTCATTTTAGAGTAATGGGGTGTTGCTCATGAAATTTGTACTTTAAAAAGTTCTTACCTAATGTCAGGTGCTGGAGTGGTTTGTCACCATGGGGAAAGTGTTTGTCAGTGTCTGCTCCAGGTCTGGAGCTTCCCCTTGGACTGAGGCACTCCTTGTTGTCACTCTGTCCTCTGCACTCTGGATTGTAACATGTGCACTTAGGGACGAATTTAAGGCACGCCTTCATGCTCTGGCGGGGCAGCTGTTCCCTCTCCTGACTGAGTCAGGTAGTGTCACAGATACACTGGTACCAGGTGTCTAAAGCGAGCCCCACACACaggagctctgaggagagggGCCTGGTGGGTATTCTAGAAGAGTGATGTATGGAGTCGATGACTGTCTTCTCTCATCTTGCTCCAGCACTGCTCTCCAGGCCCCGACTCACCGCCTGTGGTGACAGTGAGACTACTGTCAGCTCTCTAGACTGTTTCTCCCGGGACCTGACAAGGTCTGCCGTGGAGCTCCAGTCCTTCACCTATCCACTGACTCCTCTGTCAGGGCTGATGCTGAGACAGCACAATGCTGAAGTGTGTGATTGCTGAAGCCAGGAGCCAAAGAGAGGACATGGCAAGGGCCCCATGACCTCCTTTGGGGTCCCATCCCTGGCTAATCAGAGGCTGCCCAATATGCTCTACCTCTTAAACATTCTACCACATACTTGGTCCTCTCTCAGAACCAAGCCTTTAGCATGTGGACTTCTGAGAGAAAGTCACTGTCTAAAAGAGGGCTGCTGTATAATCCACATAGAACCTCTGCTTAGTGTGAGCAAGAGCCCAGGATCAGTCCTTAGTGCTGTAGCATAAAAACCCAGATAATACCCAGACATAGCAAATGCTGATATTTTAGGTGAGTCACATTGAACAATCTGAAGATGGATCTTACAGAcctgtttgtggtggtatttcCTGATGAGATATGTGTTCCTATGCTCATTCTCTCAACATTTCCTGTTTTGCCTTAGAGAGAAGCTCCAAGAACAACACCCAAATGGAAATTTTGGAGCGATGTGGCTGTTTTTTGGCTGCAGACATAAGGACAGAGACTATCTGTTCAGGTACGGAGTGCGTCGTTGTAACATGTAGATTTGTCGTCTCTAAACCAGCACCGTTCCGTGACCGTGCTGATTATGTTGCAGAGAGGAACTCAGGCGTTTCCTCACGATCGGGGT is drawn from Peromyscus eremicus chromosome 11, PerEre_H2_v1, whole genome shotgun sequence and contains these coding sequences:
- the Mtrr gene encoding methionine synthase reductase — encoded protein: MRRFLLLYATQRGQAKAIAEEISEQAVSHGFSADLHCISESEKYDLKTETAPLVMVVSTTGTGDPPDTALKFVKEIRDKTLPTDFFAHLRYGLLGLGDSEYTYFCNGGKIIDKRLQELGAQRFYDTGHADDCVGLELVVEPWVAGLWAALTKHFKSLGGQEEMSDALPRAPAAPLNTAGEPELSHIQSQVELLRVEDVGKRDAEVWEQNETNRSQTGDVIEDLQSSLVRSVPPLSQASLSIPALPPGYLEVHLQESLGQEDIPASVTSVDPVFQVPISKAVQLTTDDAIKTALLLELDISKIEFSHQPGDSFNVICPNSDAEVETLLQRLQLADKRAHRVVLKIKTDTKKKGAAVPQHVPEGSSLQFILTWCLEIRAVPKKAFLRALADCTSSAAEKRRLQELCSKQGAADYSRCIRDARVCLLDLLLTFPSCHPPLSLLLEHLPKLQPRPYSCASSSLLHPDKLHFVFNIVEYPSNTTAASLRKGVCTGWLATLVAPFLQPNTEASHAGGPDGLAPKISISPRATHSFHLPDDPSAPIIMVGPGTGVAPFIGFLQHREKLQEQHPNGNFGAMWLFFGCRHKDRDYLFREELRRFLTIGVLTHLKVSFSRDAPPEEEAPAKYVQDNLHRHSQQVARILLQEKGHIYVCGDAKNMANDVNDALVEIISREAGVDRLEAVKTLAAFKQEKRYLQDVWS